In a genomic window of Lycium ferocissimum isolate CSIRO_LF1 chromosome 9, AGI_CSIRO_Lferr_CH_V1, whole genome shotgun sequence:
- the LOC132032135 gene encoding uncharacterized protein LOC132032135 gives MSGVADGLSWSQPTGHVAVPSYFWPQGQTEPHARQSQSPITPLTIPHGLPEFYHVSQRAARSGTPTVTPSPTVSQPSTSSTPHDGTSEREESSFDSDEERPKKGDPPQVLNFDMNGRLIIEPVGYTFYPGKATKNISKMIKGLYRGAVPS, from the exons ATGTCAGGTGTTGCAGATGGGTTGTCATGGAGTCAGCCGACTGGCCATGTCGCAGTGCCATCATATTTTTGGCCTCAAGGCCAGACAGAGCCACATGCACGACAATCTCAGTCCCCCATCACACCTTTGACGATCCCACATGGCCTCCCTGAGTTTTATCATGTGTCACAGCGAGCAGCTAGGAGTGGTACTCCGACAGTTACTCCTAGCCCGACTGTGTCACAGCCATCGACATCATCTACTCCACATGATGGGACATCGGAGCGTGAAGAAAGTAGCTTTGATTCTGACGAAGAACGTCCCAAAAAAGGAGACCCTCCACAGGTTTTgaattttgatatgaatggtCGTCTCATAATCGAGCCAGTTGGATACAC CTTCTATCCAGGCAAAGCaactaaaaatatttcaaagatgATCAAAGGACTCTATAGAGGCGCCGTTCCGTCTTGA